A single region of the Sorghum bicolor cultivar BTx623 chromosome 9, Sorghum_bicolor_NCBIv3, whole genome shotgun sequence genome encodes:
- the LOC110430289 gene encoding GDSL esterase/lipase At5g45910-like, with amino-acid sequence MATGGGKAAALLLGLLLLLCVLRHGAAQRYNAIWSFGDSISDTGNLCVGGCPSWLTTGQSPYGETFFGRPTGRCSDGRVIIDFLAEHFGLPLPPASKAGGDFKKGANMAIIGATTMSFDFFNSIGLSDKIWNNGPLDTQIQWFRQLLPSVCGNDCKSYLSKSLFVVGEFGGNDYNAALFAGRSMAEVRGYVPRVVSKLVRGLETIVRSGAVDVVVPGVLPIGCFPIYLTLYGTSNAADYDRDGCLRSYNGLSYYHNALLKRSLASLQRTYPHARIMYADFYTQVTHMIRAPHNFGLKYGLKVCCGAGGQGKYNYNNKARCGMSGASACADPGNYLIWDGIHLTEAAYRSIADGWLKGTYCNPPIQH; translated from the exons ATGGCAACCGGCGGCGGcaaggcggcggcgctgctgctcgggctgctcctgctgctgtgcGTGCTCCGGCATGGGGCGGCGCAGCGGTACAACGCCATCTGGAGCTTTGGCGACTCCATCTCCGACACCGGCAACCTCTGCGTGGGCGGGTGCCCCTCCTGGCTCACCACAGGGCAGTCGCCCTACGGCGAGACCTTCTTCGGCCGCCCTACGGGCAGGTGCTCCGACGGCCGCGTCATCATCGACTTCCTGG CCGAGCACTTTGGGCTTCCTTTGCCGCCGGCGTCCAAGGCCGGCGGCGACTTCAAGAAGGGCGCGAACATGGCCATCATCGGCGCCACCACCATGAGCTTCGACTTCTTCAACTCCATCGGCCTGAGCGACAAGATCTGGAACAACGGCCCACTCGACACCCAAATCCAGTGGTTCCGGCAGCTGCTGCCCTCCGTGTGCGGGAACGACTGCAAGAGCTACCTGTCCAAGTCGCTGTTCGTGGTGGGCGAGTTCGGCGGCAACGACTACAACGCGGCGCTCTTCGCCGGGCGGTCCATGGCGGAGGTGAGGGGGTACGTGCCCCGGGTCGTCAGCAAGCTCGTCCGCGGCCTGGAGACGATCGTCAGGAGCGGCGCCGTCGACGTGGTGGTGCCGGGGGTCCTGCCCATCGGCTGCTTCCCCATCTACCTCACCCTCTACGGCACCTCCAACGCCGCCGACTATGACCGCGACGGCTGCCTCCGGAGCTACAACGGCCTCTCCTACTACCACAACGCGCTGCTGAAGCGCAGCCTTGCCAGCCTGCAGCGGACGTACCCGCACGCCCGGATCATGTACGCCGACTTCTACACCCAGGTCACCCACATGATCCGGGCACCTCACAACTTCG GGCTCAAGTACGGGCTGAAGGTCTGCTGCGGCGCCGGTGGGCAGGGCAAGTACAACTACAACAACAAGGCGCGGTGTGGCATGTCCGGGGCCAGTGCCTGCGCCGACCCGGGCAACTACCTCATCTGGGACGGCATCCACCTCACGGAGGCGGCCTACCGCTCCATCGCCGATGGCTGGCTCAAGGGCACCTACTGCAACCCTCCCATTCAGCACTGa